In a genomic window of Gossypium arboreum isolate Shixiya-1 chromosome 9, ASM2569848v2, whole genome shotgun sequence:
- the LOC108455511 gene encoding calcium-dependent protein kinase 26-like isoform X6, whose amino-acid sequence MGNNCFKTISNSICGPSEEEKEKEKEEVPNVTAESESKEKGASDVQNQPPEEIKIVKEGTEREQEGKSKEETQMQQSKPHNVKRQSCAGLKIDSVLQTKTGHLKEYYSLGTKVGNGQFGTTFVCVEKGTGNKFACKSIAKRKLATLDDVEDVRREIQIMHHMSWHPNVVTIKGAYEDPMAVHVVMDLCAGGELFDRIVKRGHYSERKAAELARVIVGFVEACHSMGVMHRDLKPENFLFVNDEEDSPLKAIDFGLSIFFKPGDTFSVVVGSPYYVAPEVLNKCYGPEADVWSAGVIIYILLCGVPPFWGETEEEIFDEVLNGEPDFTSDPWPSISESAKDLLAKMLVRNPKKRITAHEVLRHSWVQADGVAPDSPLDSLVLGRMKQFSSMNKLKKMALRVIAQRLSQEEIAGLKEIFKMIDTDNSGQITFEELKAGLQSFGASLPESEFQALMQAADVNNSGSIDYQEFIAATLHLNMIQNEDNLMAAFSYFDRDGSGYITLEEIQKACQEFGIKDIHMDEMMREVDQDNDGRIDYNEFIAMMQKGNPEVGKRDREGKGLSIGFREALPGS is encoded by the exons ATGggaaataattgttttaaaacAATCTCAAATTCCATTTGTGGACCATCTGAAGaagaaaaggagaaagaaaaagaagaggttCCAAATGTAACTGCTGAGTCAGAAAGTAAAGAAAAAGGAGCTTCCGATGTTCAGAACCAGCCCCCCGAAGAAATAAAGATTGTTAAGGAAGGGACAGAAAGGGAACAAGAAGGGAAATCTAAAGAAGAAACCCAAATGCAACAATCAAA ACCCCATAATGTTAAGAGGCAGTCATGCGCAGGACTGAAGATAGATTCAGTATTACAGACGAAAACAGGTCATTTGAAGGAATACTATAGCTTGGGGACCAAGGTAGGGAATGGACAGTTTGGGACAACTTTTGTATGTGTGGAGAAAGGTACTGGGAATAAGTTTGCTTGCAAATCGATTGCTAAAAGGAAACTGGCAACTCTAGATGATGTTGAAGACGTGCGAAGGGAAATTCAGATAATGCATCACATGTCATGGCACCCTAATGTTGTGACCATCAAAGGGGCTTATGAAGATCCCATGGCGGTTCATGTTGTCATGGATTTGTGTGCAGGGGGGGAACTCTTTGATAGGATTGTTAAGAGAGGGCATTATTCTGAAAGGAAGGCGGCAGAATTAGCAAGGGTCATTGTTGGTTTTGTTGAAGCCTGTCATTCCATGGGTGTAATGCATAGGGATCTTAAGCctgaaaattttctttttgtcAATGACGAGGAGGATTCACCTCTTAAAGCCATTGATTTTGGGTTATCAATATTCTTCAAGCCTG GGGATACCTTTTCTGTTGTGGTTGGAAGCCCATACTATGTAGCACCTGAGGTTTTAAACAAGTGTTACGGTCCAGAAGCTGATGTGTGGAGTGCTGGGGTGATCATCTATATTCTCCTGTGTGGGGTGCCTCCATTTTGGGGTG AAACGGAAGAAGAAATATTTGATGAGGTATTGAATGGTGAACCTGACTTCACATCGGATCCTTGGCCTAGTATATCTGAAAGTGCGAAAGATCTATTAGCAAAAATGCTTGTTAGAAACCCCAAGAAGCGGATAACTGCACACGAAGTACTGC GCCACAGTTGGGTTCAGGCTGATGGGGTGGCACCGGACAGCCCACTTGATTCTTTAGTCCTAGGACGCATGAAGCAATTTTCTTCAATGAACAAGCTCAAGAAAATGGCCTTAAGA gTCATTGCACAAAGGCTTTCTCAAGAAGAAATAGCGGGATTGAAGGAAATATTTAAGATGATAGACACGGATAATAGTGGTCAAATCACGTTTGAAGAACTCAAAGCTGGATTGCAAAGCTTTGGTGCTAGTCTCCCTGAATCAGAATTTCAAGCTCTAATGCAGGCT GCGGACGTAAATAACAGTGGTTCAATCGATTATCAGGAGTTCATAGCTGCAACGTTGCATCTAAATATGATCCAGAATGAAGATAATCTGATGGCTGCCTTCTCGTATTTCGACAGAGACGGCAGTGGTTACATCACTCTAGAAGAGATTCAAAAAGCTTGTCAAGAGTTTGGCATCAAGGATATCCACATGGATGAAATGATGCGTGAAGTCGATCAGGACAAT GACGGCCGGATAGATTACAACGAATTTATAGCGATGATGCAGAAAGGGAATCCTGAAGTTGGTAAGAGGGATCGTGAGGGTAAGGGTTTGAGCATTGGATTTAGGGAGGCATTGCCAGGTTCCTGA
- the LOC108455511 gene encoding calcium-dependent protein kinase 26-like isoform X4: protein MGNNCFKTISNSICGPSEEEKEKEKEEVPNVTAESESKEKGASDVQNQPPEEIKIVKEGTEREQEGKSKEETQMQQSKRPHNVKRQSCAGLKIDSVLQTKTGHLKEYYSLGTKVGNGQFGTTFVCVEKGTGNKFACKSIAKRKLATLDDVEDVRREIQIMHHMSWHPNVVTIKGAYEDPMAVHVVMDLCAGGELFDRIVKRGHYSERKAAELARVIVGFVEACHSMGVMHRDLKPENFLFVNDEEDSPLKAIDFGLSIFFKPGDTFSVVVGSPYYVAPEVLNKCYGPEADVWSAGVIIYILLCGVPPFWGETEEEIFDEVLNGEPDFTSDPWPSISESAKDLLAKMLVRNPKKRITAHEVLRHSWVQADGVAPDSPLDSLVLGRMKQFSSMNKLKKMALRVIAQRLSQEEIAGLKEIFKMIDTDNSGQITFEELKAGLQSFGASLPESEFQALMQAADVNNSGSIDYQEFIAATLHLNMIQNEDNLMAAFSYFDRDGSGYITLEEIQKACQEFGIKDIHMDEMMREVDQDNDGRIDYNEFIAMMQKGNPEVGKRDREGKGLSIGFREALPGS from the exons ATGggaaataattgttttaaaacAATCTCAAATTCCATTTGTGGACCATCTGAAGaagaaaaggagaaagaaaaagaagaggttCCAAATGTAACTGCTGAGTCAGAAAGTAAAGAAAAAGGAGCTTCCGATGTTCAGAACCAGCCCCCCGAAGAAATAAAGATTGTTAAGGAAGGGACAGAAAGGGAACAAGAAGGGAAATCTAAAGAAGAAACCCAAATGCAACAATCAAA GAGACCCCATAATGTTAAGAGGCAGTCATGCGCAGGACTGAAGATAGATTCAGTATTACAGACGAAAACAGGTCATTTGAAGGAATACTATAGCTTGGGGACCAAGGTAGGGAATGGACAGTTTGGGACAACTTTTGTATGTGTGGAGAAAGGTACTGGGAATAAGTTTGCTTGCAAATCGATTGCTAAAAGGAAACTGGCAACTCTAGATGATGTTGAAGACGTGCGAAGGGAAATTCAGATAATGCATCACATGTCATGGCACCCTAATGTTGTGACCATCAAAGGGGCTTATGAAGATCCCATGGCGGTTCATGTTGTCATGGATTTGTGTGCAGGGGGGGAACTCTTTGATAGGATTGTTAAGAGAGGGCATTATTCTGAAAGGAAGGCGGCAGAATTAGCAAGGGTCATTGTTGGTTTTGTTGAAGCCTGTCATTCCATGGGTGTAATGCATAGGGATCTTAAGCctgaaaattttctttttgtcAATGACGAGGAGGATTCACCTCTTAAAGCCATTGATTTTGGGTTATCAATATTCTTCAAGCCTG GGGATACCTTTTCTGTTGTGGTTGGAAGCCCATACTATGTAGCACCTGAGGTTTTAAACAAGTGTTACGGTCCAGAAGCTGATGTGTGGAGTGCTGGGGTGATCATCTATATTCTCCTGTGTGGGGTGCCTCCATTTTGGGGTG AAACGGAAGAAGAAATATTTGATGAGGTATTGAATGGTGAACCTGACTTCACATCGGATCCTTGGCCTAGTATATCTGAAAGTGCGAAAGATCTATTAGCAAAAATGCTTGTTAGAAACCCCAAGAAGCGGATAACTGCACACGAAGTACTGC GCCACAGTTGGGTTCAGGCTGATGGGGTGGCACCGGACAGCCCACTTGATTCTTTAGTCCTAGGACGCATGAAGCAATTTTCTTCAATGAACAAGCTCAAGAAAATGGCCTTAAGA gTCATTGCACAAAGGCTTTCTCAAGAAGAAATAGCGGGATTGAAGGAAATATTTAAGATGATAGACACGGATAATAGTGGTCAAATCACGTTTGAAGAACTCAAAGCTGGATTGCAAAGCTTTGGTGCTAGTCTCCCTGAATCAGAATTTCAAGCTCTAATGCAGGCT GCGGACGTAAATAACAGTGGTTCAATCGATTATCAGGAGTTCATAGCTGCAACGTTGCATCTAAATATGATCCAGAATGAAGATAATCTGATGGCTGCCTTCTCGTATTTCGACAGAGACGGCAGTGGTTACATCACTCTAGAAGAGATTCAAAAAGCTTGTCAAGAGTTTGGCATCAAGGATATCCACATGGATGAAATGATGCGTGAAGTCGATCAGGACAAT GACGGCCGGATAGATTACAACGAATTTATAGCGATGATGCAGAAAGGGAATCCTGAAGTTGGTAAGAGGGATCGTGAGGGTAAGGGTTTGAGCATTGGATTTAGGGAGGCATTGCCAGGTTCCTGA
- the LOC108455511 gene encoding calcium-dependent protein kinase 26-like isoform X3 → MGNNCFKTISNSICGPSEEEKEKEKEEVPNVTAESESKEKGASDVQNQPPEEIKIVKEGTEREQEGKSKEETQMQQSKCERPHNVKRQSCAGLKIDSVLQTKTGHLKEYYSLGTKVGNGQFGTTFVCVEKGTGNKFACKSIAKRKLATLDDVEDVRREIQIMHHMSWHPNVVTIKGAYEDPMAVHVVMDLCAGGELFDRIVKRGHYSERKAAELARVIVGFVEACHSMGVMHRDLKPENFLFVNDEEDSPLKAIDFGLSIFFKPGDTFSVVVGSPYYVAPEVLNKCYGPEADVWSAGVIIYILLCGVPPFWGETEEEIFDEVLNGEPDFTSDPWPSISESAKDLLAKMLVRNPKKRITAHEVLRHSWVQADGVAPDSPLDSLVLGRMKQFSSMNKLKKMALRVIAQRLSQEEIAGLKEIFKMIDTDNSGQITFEELKAGLQSFGASLPESEFQALMQAADVNNSGSIDYQEFIAATLHLNMIQNEDNLMAAFSYFDRDGSGYITLEEIQKACQEFGIKDIHMDEMMREVDQDNDGRIDYNEFIAMMQKGNPEVGKRDREGKGLSIGFREALPGS, encoded by the exons ATGggaaataattgttttaaaacAATCTCAAATTCCATTTGTGGACCATCTGAAGaagaaaaggagaaagaaaaagaagaggttCCAAATGTAACTGCTGAGTCAGAAAGTAAAGAAAAAGGAGCTTCCGATGTTCAGAACCAGCCCCCCGAAGAAATAAAGATTGTTAAGGAAGGGACAGAAAGGGAACAAGAAGGGAAATCTAAAGAAGAAACCCAAATGCAACAATCAAAGTGTGA GAGACCCCATAATGTTAAGAGGCAGTCATGCGCAGGACTGAAGATAGATTCAGTATTACAGACGAAAACAGGTCATTTGAAGGAATACTATAGCTTGGGGACCAAGGTAGGGAATGGACAGTTTGGGACAACTTTTGTATGTGTGGAGAAAGGTACTGGGAATAAGTTTGCTTGCAAATCGATTGCTAAAAGGAAACTGGCAACTCTAGATGATGTTGAAGACGTGCGAAGGGAAATTCAGATAATGCATCACATGTCATGGCACCCTAATGTTGTGACCATCAAAGGGGCTTATGAAGATCCCATGGCGGTTCATGTTGTCATGGATTTGTGTGCAGGGGGGGAACTCTTTGATAGGATTGTTAAGAGAGGGCATTATTCTGAAAGGAAGGCGGCAGAATTAGCAAGGGTCATTGTTGGTTTTGTTGAAGCCTGTCATTCCATGGGTGTAATGCATAGGGATCTTAAGCctgaaaattttctttttgtcAATGACGAGGAGGATTCACCTCTTAAAGCCATTGATTTTGGGTTATCAATATTCTTCAAGCCTG GGGATACCTTTTCTGTTGTGGTTGGAAGCCCATACTATGTAGCACCTGAGGTTTTAAACAAGTGTTACGGTCCAGAAGCTGATGTGTGGAGTGCTGGGGTGATCATCTATATTCTCCTGTGTGGGGTGCCTCCATTTTGGGGTG AAACGGAAGAAGAAATATTTGATGAGGTATTGAATGGTGAACCTGACTTCACATCGGATCCTTGGCCTAGTATATCTGAAAGTGCGAAAGATCTATTAGCAAAAATGCTTGTTAGAAACCCCAAGAAGCGGATAACTGCACACGAAGTACTGC GCCACAGTTGGGTTCAGGCTGATGGGGTGGCACCGGACAGCCCACTTGATTCTTTAGTCCTAGGACGCATGAAGCAATTTTCTTCAATGAACAAGCTCAAGAAAATGGCCTTAAGA gTCATTGCACAAAGGCTTTCTCAAGAAGAAATAGCGGGATTGAAGGAAATATTTAAGATGATAGACACGGATAATAGTGGTCAAATCACGTTTGAAGAACTCAAAGCTGGATTGCAAAGCTTTGGTGCTAGTCTCCCTGAATCAGAATTTCAAGCTCTAATGCAGGCT GCGGACGTAAATAACAGTGGTTCAATCGATTATCAGGAGTTCATAGCTGCAACGTTGCATCTAAATATGATCCAGAATGAAGATAATCTGATGGCTGCCTTCTCGTATTTCGACAGAGACGGCAGTGGTTACATCACTCTAGAAGAGATTCAAAAAGCTTGTCAAGAGTTTGGCATCAAGGATATCCACATGGATGAAATGATGCGTGAAGTCGATCAGGACAAT GACGGCCGGATAGATTACAACGAATTTATAGCGATGATGCAGAAAGGGAATCCTGAAGTTGGTAAGAGGGATCGTGAGGGTAAGGGTTTGAGCATTGGATTTAGGGAGGCATTGCCAGGTTCCTGA
- the LOC108455511 gene encoding calcium-dependent protein kinase 26-like isoform X5: MGNNCFKTISNSICGPSEEEKEKEKEEVPNVTAESESKEKGASDVQNQPPEEIKIVTPQTAINNEEEHKVEPKKTPRRPHNVKRQSCAGLKIDSVLQTKTGHLKEYYSLGTKVGNGQFGTTFVCVEKGTGNKFACKSIAKRKLATLDDVEDVRREIQIMHHMSWHPNVVTIKGAYEDPMAVHVVMDLCAGGELFDRIVKRGHYSERKAAELARVIVGFVEACHSMGVMHRDLKPENFLFVNDEEDSPLKAIDFGLSIFFKPGDTFSVVVGSPYYVAPEVLNKCYGPEADVWSAGVIIYILLCGVPPFWGETEEEIFDEVLNGEPDFTSDPWPSISESAKDLLAKMLVRNPKKRITAHEVLRHSWVQADGVAPDSPLDSLVLGRMKQFSSMNKLKKMALRVIAQRLSQEEIAGLKEIFKMIDTDNSGQITFEELKAGLQSFGASLPESEFQALMQAADVNNSGSIDYQEFIAATLHLNMIQNEDNLMAAFSYFDRDGSGYITLEEIQKACQEFGIKDIHMDEMMREVDQDNDGRIDYNEFIAMMQKGNPEVGKRDREGKGLSIGFREALPGS; the protein is encoded by the exons ATGggaaataattgttttaaaacAATCTCAAATTCCATTTGTGGACCATCTGAAGaagaaaaggagaaagaaaaagaagaggttCCAAATGTAACTGCTGAGTCAGAAAGTAAAGAAAAAGGAGCTTCCGATGTTCAGAACCAGCCCCCCGAAGAAATAAAGATT GTAACACCACAGACTGCTATAAACAACGAGGAAGAGCATAAGGTTGAGCCTAAAAAAACACCAAGGAGACCCCATAATGTTAAGAGGCAGTCATGCGCAGGACTGAAGATAGATTCAGTATTACAGACGAAAACAGGTCATTTGAAGGAATACTATAGCTTGGGGACCAAGGTAGGGAATGGACAGTTTGGGACAACTTTTGTATGTGTGGAGAAAGGTACTGGGAATAAGTTTGCTTGCAAATCGATTGCTAAAAGGAAACTGGCAACTCTAGATGATGTTGAAGACGTGCGAAGGGAAATTCAGATAATGCATCACATGTCATGGCACCCTAATGTTGTGACCATCAAAGGGGCTTATGAAGATCCCATGGCGGTTCATGTTGTCATGGATTTGTGTGCAGGGGGGGAACTCTTTGATAGGATTGTTAAGAGAGGGCATTATTCTGAAAGGAAGGCGGCAGAATTAGCAAGGGTCATTGTTGGTTTTGTTGAAGCCTGTCATTCCATGGGTGTAATGCATAGGGATCTTAAGCctgaaaattttctttttgtcAATGACGAGGAGGATTCACCTCTTAAAGCCATTGATTTTGGGTTATCAATATTCTTCAAGCCTG GGGATACCTTTTCTGTTGTGGTTGGAAGCCCATACTATGTAGCACCTGAGGTTTTAAACAAGTGTTACGGTCCAGAAGCTGATGTGTGGAGTGCTGGGGTGATCATCTATATTCTCCTGTGTGGGGTGCCTCCATTTTGGGGTG AAACGGAAGAAGAAATATTTGATGAGGTATTGAATGGTGAACCTGACTTCACATCGGATCCTTGGCCTAGTATATCTGAAAGTGCGAAAGATCTATTAGCAAAAATGCTTGTTAGAAACCCCAAGAAGCGGATAACTGCACACGAAGTACTGC GCCACAGTTGGGTTCAGGCTGATGGGGTGGCACCGGACAGCCCACTTGATTCTTTAGTCCTAGGACGCATGAAGCAATTTTCTTCAATGAACAAGCTCAAGAAAATGGCCTTAAGA gTCATTGCACAAAGGCTTTCTCAAGAAGAAATAGCGGGATTGAAGGAAATATTTAAGATGATAGACACGGATAATAGTGGTCAAATCACGTTTGAAGAACTCAAAGCTGGATTGCAAAGCTTTGGTGCTAGTCTCCCTGAATCAGAATTTCAAGCTCTAATGCAGGCT GCGGACGTAAATAACAGTGGTTCAATCGATTATCAGGAGTTCATAGCTGCAACGTTGCATCTAAATATGATCCAGAATGAAGATAATCTGATGGCTGCCTTCTCGTATTTCGACAGAGACGGCAGTGGTTACATCACTCTAGAAGAGATTCAAAAAGCTTGTCAAGAGTTTGGCATCAAGGATATCCACATGGATGAAATGATGCGTGAAGTCGATCAGGACAAT GACGGCCGGATAGATTACAACGAATTTATAGCGATGATGCAGAAAGGGAATCCTGAAGTTGGTAAGAGGGATCGTGAGGGTAAGGGTTTGAGCATTGGATTTAGGGAGGCATTGCCAGGTTCCTGA
- the LOC108455511 gene encoding calcium-dependent protein kinase 26-like isoform X7 — protein MGNNCFKTISNSICGPSEEEKEKEKEEVPNVTAESESKEKGASDVQNQPPEEIKIVKEGTEREQEGKSKEETHVKRQSCAGLKIDSVLQTKTGHLKEYYSLGTKVGNGQFGTTFVCVEKGTGNKFACKSIAKRKLATLDDVEDVRREIQIMHHMSWHPNVVTIKGAYEDPMAVHVVMDLCAGGELFDRIVKRGHYSERKAAELARVIVGFVEACHSMGVMHRDLKPENFLFVNDEEDSPLKAIDFGLSIFFKPGDTFSVVVGSPYYVAPEVLNKCYGPEADVWSAGVIIYILLCGVPPFWGETEEEIFDEVLNGEPDFTSDPWPSISESAKDLLAKMLVRNPKKRITAHEVLRHSWVQADGVAPDSPLDSLVLGRMKQFSSMNKLKKMALRVIAQRLSQEEIAGLKEIFKMIDTDNSGQITFEELKAGLQSFGASLPESEFQALMQAADVNNSGSIDYQEFIAATLHLNMIQNEDNLMAAFSYFDRDGSGYITLEEIQKACQEFGIKDIHMDEMMREVDQDNDGRIDYNEFIAMMQKGNPEVGKRDREGKGLSIGFREALPGS, from the exons ATGggaaataattgttttaaaacAATCTCAAATTCCATTTGTGGACCATCTGAAGaagaaaaggagaaagaaaaagaagaggttCCAAATGTAACTGCTGAGTCAGAAAGTAAAGAAAAAGGAGCTTCCGATGTTCAGAACCAGCCCCCCGAAGAAATAAAGATTGTTAAGGAAGGGACAGAAAGGGAACAAGAAGGGAAATCTAAAGAAGAAACCC ATGTTAAGAGGCAGTCATGCGCAGGACTGAAGATAGATTCAGTATTACAGACGAAAACAGGTCATTTGAAGGAATACTATAGCTTGGGGACCAAGGTAGGGAATGGACAGTTTGGGACAACTTTTGTATGTGTGGAGAAAGGTACTGGGAATAAGTTTGCTTGCAAATCGATTGCTAAAAGGAAACTGGCAACTCTAGATGATGTTGAAGACGTGCGAAGGGAAATTCAGATAATGCATCACATGTCATGGCACCCTAATGTTGTGACCATCAAAGGGGCTTATGAAGATCCCATGGCGGTTCATGTTGTCATGGATTTGTGTGCAGGGGGGGAACTCTTTGATAGGATTGTTAAGAGAGGGCATTATTCTGAAAGGAAGGCGGCAGAATTAGCAAGGGTCATTGTTGGTTTTGTTGAAGCCTGTCATTCCATGGGTGTAATGCATAGGGATCTTAAGCctgaaaattttctttttgtcAATGACGAGGAGGATTCACCTCTTAAAGCCATTGATTTTGGGTTATCAATATTCTTCAAGCCTG GGGATACCTTTTCTGTTGTGGTTGGAAGCCCATACTATGTAGCACCTGAGGTTTTAAACAAGTGTTACGGTCCAGAAGCTGATGTGTGGAGTGCTGGGGTGATCATCTATATTCTCCTGTGTGGGGTGCCTCCATTTTGGGGTG AAACGGAAGAAGAAATATTTGATGAGGTATTGAATGGTGAACCTGACTTCACATCGGATCCTTGGCCTAGTATATCTGAAAGTGCGAAAGATCTATTAGCAAAAATGCTTGTTAGAAACCCCAAGAAGCGGATAACTGCACACGAAGTACTGC GCCACAGTTGGGTTCAGGCTGATGGGGTGGCACCGGACAGCCCACTTGATTCTTTAGTCCTAGGACGCATGAAGCAATTTTCTTCAATGAACAAGCTCAAGAAAATGGCCTTAAGA gTCATTGCACAAAGGCTTTCTCAAGAAGAAATAGCGGGATTGAAGGAAATATTTAAGATGATAGACACGGATAATAGTGGTCAAATCACGTTTGAAGAACTCAAAGCTGGATTGCAAAGCTTTGGTGCTAGTCTCCCTGAATCAGAATTTCAAGCTCTAATGCAGGCT GCGGACGTAAATAACAGTGGTTCAATCGATTATCAGGAGTTCATAGCTGCAACGTTGCATCTAAATATGATCCAGAATGAAGATAATCTGATGGCTGCCTTCTCGTATTTCGACAGAGACGGCAGTGGTTACATCACTCTAGAAGAGATTCAAAAAGCTTGTCAAGAGTTTGGCATCAAGGATATCCACATGGATGAAATGATGCGTGAAGTCGATCAGGACAAT GACGGCCGGATAGATTACAACGAATTTATAGCGATGATGCAGAAAGGGAATCCTGAAGTTGGTAAGAGGGATCGTGAGGGTAAGGGTTTGAGCATTGGATTTAGGGAGGCATTGCCAGGTTCCTGA
- the LOC108455511 gene encoding calcium-dependent protein kinase 26-like isoform X2, which translates to MGNNCFKTISNSICGPSEEEKEKEKEEVPNVTAESESKEKGASDVQNQPPEEIKIVKEGTEREQEGKSKEETQEEEHKVEPKKTPRRPHNVKRQSCAGLKIDSVLQTKTGHLKEYYSLGTKVGNGQFGTTFVCVEKGTGNKFACKSIAKRKLATLDDVEDVRREIQIMHHMSWHPNVVTIKGAYEDPMAVHVVMDLCAGGELFDRIVKRGHYSERKAAELARVIVGFVEACHSMGVMHRDLKPENFLFVNDEEDSPLKAIDFGLSIFFKPGDTFSVVVGSPYYVAPEVLNKCYGPEADVWSAGVIIYILLCGVPPFWGETEEEIFDEVLNGEPDFTSDPWPSISESAKDLLAKMLVRNPKKRITAHEVLRHSWVQADGVAPDSPLDSLVLGRMKQFSSMNKLKKMALRVIAQRLSQEEIAGLKEIFKMIDTDNSGQITFEELKAGLQSFGASLPESEFQALMQAADVNNSGSIDYQEFIAATLHLNMIQNEDNLMAAFSYFDRDGSGYITLEEIQKACQEFGIKDIHMDEMMREVDQDNDGRIDYNEFIAMMQKGNPEVGKRDREGKGLSIGFREALPGS; encoded by the exons ATGggaaataattgttttaaaacAATCTCAAATTCCATTTGTGGACCATCTGAAGaagaaaaggagaaagaaaaagaagaggttCCAAATGTAACTGCTGAGTCAGAAAGTAAAGAAAAAGGAGCTTCCGATGTTCAGAACCAGCCCCCCGAAGAAATAAAGATTGTTAAGGAAGGGACAGAAAGGGAACAAGAAGGGAAATCTAAAGAAGAAACCCAA GAGGAAGAGCATAAGGTTGAGCCTAAAAAAACACCAAGGAGACCCCATAATGTTAAGAGGCAGTCATGCGCAGGACTGAAGATAGATTCAGTATTACAGACGAAAACAGGTCATTTGAAGGAATACTATAGCTTGGGGACCAAGGTAGGGAATGGACAGTTTGGGACAACTTTTGTATGTGTGGAGAAAGGTACTGGGAATAAGTTTGCTTGCAAATCGATTGCTAAAAGGAAACTGGCAACTCTAGATGATGTTGAAGACGTGCGAAGGGAAATTCAGATAATGCATCACATGTCATGGCACCCTAATGTTGTGACCATCAAAGGGGCTTATGAAGATCCCATGGCGGTTCATGTTGTCATGGATTTGTGTGCAGGGGGGGAACTCTTTGATAGGATTGTTAAGAGAGGGCATTATTCTGAAAGGAAGGCGGCAGAATTAGCAAGGGTCATTGTTGGTTTTGTTGAAGCCTGTCATTCCATGGGTGTAATGCATAGGGATCTTAAGCctgaaaattttctttttgtcAATGACGAGGAGGATTCACCTCTTAAAGCCATTGATTTTGGGTTATCAATATTCTTCAAGCCTG GGGATACCTTTTCTGTTGTGGTTGGAAGCCCATACTATGTAGCACCTGAGGTTTTAAACAAGTGTTACGGTCCAGAAGCTGATGTGTGGAGTGCTGGGGTGATCATCTATATTCTCCTGTGTGGGGTGCCTCCATTTTGGGGTG AAACGGAAGAAGAAATATTTGATGAGGTATTGAATGGTGAACCTGACTTCACATCGGATCCTTGGCCTAGTATATCTGAAAGTGCGAAAGATCTATTAGCAAAAATGCTTGTTAGAAACCCCAAGAAGCGGATAACTGCACACGAAGTACTGC GCCACAGTTGGGTTCAGGCTGATGGGGTGGCACCGGACAGCCCACTTGATTCTTTAGTCCTAGGACGCATGAAGCAATTTTCTTCAATGAACAAGCTCAAGAAAATGGCCTTAAGA gTCATTGCACAAAGGCTTTCTCAAGAAGAAATAGCGGGATTGAAGGAAATATTTAAGATGATAGACACGGATAATAGTGGTCAAATCACGTTTGAAGAACTCAAAGCTGGATTGCAAAGCTTTGGTGCTAGTCTCCCTGAATCAGAATTTCAAGCTCTAATGCAGGCT GCGGACGTAAATAACAGTGGTTCAATCGATTATCAGGAGTTCATAGCTGCAACGTTGCATCTAAATATGATCCAGAATGAAGATAATCTGATGGCTGCCTTCTCGTATTTCGACAGAGACGGCAGTGGTTACATCACTCTAGAAGAGATTCAAAAAGCTTGTCAAGAGTTTGGCATCAAGGATATCCACATGGATGAAATGATGCGTGAAGTCGATCAGGACAAT GACGGCCGGATAGATTACAACGAATTTATAGCGATGATGCAGAAAGGGAATCCTGAAGTTGGTAAGAGGGATCGTGAGGGTAAGGGTTTGAGCATTGGATTTAGGGAGGCATTGCCAGGTTCCTGA